The following proteins are encoded in a genomic region of Opitutus sp.:
- a CDS encoding ABC transporter permease, translating into MKHFTTILSHEIRMLLVSPSTYIAAVLFLTVMGFIFSGVLESYSASAQETSPAAVFFQLFWLPVFFMVPLLTMKCLAEERRLGTLETLLTSPVSTTEVVLGKYFAAYFLYLLLWASTGGFFYILHRFAGDARFLDSGPLVGGYLFIAVSGLLYVALGVFASSLSRNQAVAGILSFTLLFAIIIGVRFVSTVEVLNLESMHPLRAAIDYTMVFRHLEDFTRGVVDTRQILFYVSGTVLALIFSILGVEAKLLHS; encoded by the coding sequence ATGAAGCACTTTACGACCATCCTCAGTCACGAGATCAGAATGTTGCTGGTGAGCCCCAGCACGTACATCGCCGCCGTGCTTTTTCTCACGGTGATGGGCTTTATCTTTTCCGGGGTACTGGAGAGCTACAGCGCCTCGGCACAGGAAACCTCCCCGGCCGCAGTTTTCTTTCAACTGTTCTGGCTGCCGGTGTTTTTTATGGTGCCACTGCTCACCATGAAATGCCTGGCGGAGGAGCGCCGGCTGGGCACGTTGGAAACGTTGCTTACGTCGCCGGTTTCCACGACCGAAGTCGTGCTCGGCAAGTATTTTGCCGCGTACTTTTTGTACCTGCTGCTGTGGGCATCGACCGGGGGCTTTTTTTATATTCTGCACCGCTTCGCCGGGGACGCGCGGTTTCTCGACAGCGGGCCGCTGGTCGGCGGTTATTTGTTCATTGCGGTGTCCGGGCTGCTTTACGTGGCGCTCGGGGTGTTTGCCAGTTCGCTCTCCCGCAACCAGGCGGTGGCCGGCATACTCTCTTTCACCCTGCTTTTTGCCATCATCATCGGGGTGCGTTTTGTGAGCACCGTGGAGGTGCTCAACCTTGAGTCGATGCACCCGCTGCGTGCCGCCATCGACTACACGATGGTCTTCCGTCACCTCGAAGACTTTACCCGAGGGGTGGTCGATACCCGCCAGATCCTCTTTTATGTGAGCGGCACCGTGCTCGCGCTGATTTTTAGCATCCTCGGCGTCGAAGCCAAACTCCTCCACAGCTGA
- a CDS encoding ABC transporter ATP-binding protein, with translation MSAETPAIEVRDLVKIYSGHPAVSKISFSVARGEILGFLGPNGAGKSTTMRILTGYLPATAGEVNVCGVPVASRGDEVKKLIGYMPENNPLPEDMRVAEYLHYRGRLKEISRRKLGPRIDEVLELCDLTRVRHRIIGKLSKGFRQRVGIADAILAEPPVIIMDEPTIGLDPHQILIVRDLIASLRGRMTVIISSHILPEIEMTCDRVLIINQGRVVAAGTPADLRREVFGQARYELVVAGELVTALPKALSDVDATLQIAESGAPDAAGFCKLMLTSTRDEDLGEAVLGALATDMRFRVRSLSRIQPTLEDVFLAATRRGWEKVDAPAALPTKTQKSTP, from the coding sequence ATGTCCGCCGAAACTCCCGCCATCGAAGTCCGCGACCTCGTAAAAATCTACTCCGGCCATCCCGCCGTCAGTAAGATCAGTTTTAGCGTGGCCCGGGGCGAGATTCTGGGCTTCCTGGGGCCCAACGGTGCGGGCAAGAGCACGACGATGCGCATTCTCACCGGTTACCTGCCCGCGACCGCCGGCGAGGTTAACGTCTGCGGGGTGCCGGTGGCTTCGCGCGGCGACGAGGTTAAAAAGCTCATCGGCTACATGCCGGAGAATAACCCGCTGCCCGAGGATATGCGGGTGGCCGAGTACCTGCACTACCGGGGGCGCCTTAAGGAGATTTCGCGCCGCAAGCTCGGGCCGCGCATCGACGAGGTGCTGGAGTTGTGCGACCTCACGCGGGTGCGCCACCGCATCATCGGTAAACTGTCCAAGGGTTTTCGCCAGCGCGTGGGCATTGCCGATGCGATCCTCGCCGAGCCGCCGGTAATCATCATGGACGAGCCGACCATCGGGCTCGACCCGCACCAGATTTTGATCGTGCGCGACCTCATCGCGAGCCTGCGCGGGCGCATGACGGTGATCATTTCCTCGCACATTTTGCCCGAGATCGAGATGACCTGCGACCGGGTGTTGATTATCAATCAGGGCCGCGTCGTGGCAGCCGGTACACCGGCGGACTTGAGGCGGGAAGTTTTTGGGCAGGCGCGCTACGAATTGGTGGTGGCTGGCGAACTGGTTACAGCGTTGCCCAAGGCCCTCAGCGACGTTGATGCCACGCTCCAAATCGCTGAAAGCGGCGCGCCTGATGCGGCAGGATTTTGCAAGCTCATGCTCACCAGCACGCGCGACGAAGACCTCGGTGAAGCCGTGCTGGGTGCACTCGCTACGGACATGCGTTTCCGCGTGCGCTCGCTCAGCCGGATCCAGCCCACGCTGGAAGACGTGTTCCTCGCCGCCACCCGGCGCGGCTGGGAAAAAGTGGATGCACCGGCCGCCCTACCCACCAAGACTCAAAAAAGCACCCCATGA
- a CDS encoding type III pantothenate kinase — protein sequence MALLCIDIGNTHTHFGVVGDDDTTTDLGVVNTATLEDPATGLPQVINALARNCPLLVGVAFCSVVPAANPRLRAVLAAHSALPVFQLTHECRLGVPITYPNPAEIGQDRLANAAAAHAFGGSPAVVIDSGTAVTFDVITQLGGYEGGIIAPGLEVTRRYLHERTAQLPLLDDSLEITGMIGKSTTEAMRIGTVVGFPGLIQALLDGVLAELACRGEMGPYLFITGGNASFLESRLRQTVRVVPDLTLLGLATAYRLNSMI from the coding sequence ATGGCGCTTCTCTGCATCGACATTGGTAATACCCACACGCACTTCGGGGTGGTCGGCGACGACGACACCACCACCGACTTGGGCGTGGTTAACACCGCTACTCTCGAAGATCCCGCCACCGGTCTTCCGCAGGTGATCAACGCGCTCGCTCGCAACTGCCCGCTCCTTGTCGGCGTCGCGTTCTGCTCGGTGGTGCCGGCCGCCAACCCGCGCTTGCGTGCCGTGTTGGCCGCCCATTCGGCTTTGCCGGTTTTTCAGCTCACGCACGAGTGTCGGCTTGGCGTGCCCATTACCTACCCCAATCCCGCAGAAATCGGCCAGGATCGGCTGGCCAATGCCGCCGCCGCCCATGCCTTTGGGGGCAGTCCAGCGGTGGTGATCGATTCGGGCACGGCGGTGACTTTTGACGTGATCACGCAGCTCGGGGGCTACGAAGGCGGGATTATCGCGCCGGGCTTGGAGGTCACGCGGCGCTACTTACACGAGCGTACCGCGCAACTGCCGTTGCTCGACGACTCGCTGGAAATCACCGGCATGATCGGCAAATCCACCACCGAGGCCATGCGCATCGGCACCGTGGTGGGTTTCCCGGGCCTGATTCAGGCGCTGCTCGACGGGGTGCTCGCGGAGCTGGCCTGCCGGGGGGAAATGGGGCCGTATCTGTTTATCACCGGGGGCAACGCAAGTTTCTTGGAATCGCGCCTGCGCCAAACAGTGCGGGTTGTCCCCGATTTGACGTTGCTCGGCCTCGCTACAGCATATCGCTTGAATTCAATGATTTAA
- the tatC gene encoding twin-arginine translocase subunit TatC translates to MSQPSLDDDESPAAGDRKTFWAHLDDLRKALIRSAIAVCIALFLCLFISDKLMNILEYPIRHMNMFEKPKPTVTFQIGDAKMGPYTVAPEQFKGLPEGTAPQVVFNVGSAVIDGKQVATLELDTQTPISTETTRVKLHNFGPAEGFFLAFRISIYGGLILSCPFWAYFMGSFIFPAFNLNEKKIIFQWVGWGTLLFLAGISLTYFLLLPIALRASIEYSQLMGFDAYTWRADEYIKFVTHFLLGMGLGFQFPVIVLILVKIGVLTHHQLGKYRRHVVVLSLILGALLTTPEVITQISMAVPLYILYEISIWIAWYWDWKKRKAARLAGDIDI, encoded by the coding sequence ATGTCCCAACCTTCCTTAGATGACGACGAATCCCCCGCTGCGGGTGACAGAAAGACCTTCTGGGCACACCTTGACGACCTTCGCAAGGCCTTGATCCGCTCTGCGATAGCCGTTTGCATCGCCCTCTTCCTCTGCCTCTTCATCAGCGACAAACTGATGAATATCCTAGAGTACCCGATTCGGCACATGAACATGTTCGAGAAGCCCAAGCCGACGGTCACCTTTCAAATCGGTGACGCCAAAATGGGCCCCTACACCGTCGCCCCCGAACAATTCAAAGGACTACCTGAAGGAACTGCGCCCCAGGTGGTATTTAACGTCGGCTCCGCCGTGATCGACGGCAAACAAGTCGCCACGCTTGAGTTGGACACCCAAACCCCCATCAGCACCGAAACAACGCGGGTAAAACTCCACAACTTTGGCCCAGCCGAAGGCTTTTTTCTGGCCTTTCGTATCTCGATTTATGGCGGGCTAATCCTCTCCTGCCCGTTTTGGGCCTACTTCATGGGCTCGTTTATTTTCCCCGCCTTCAACCTGAACGAAAAAAAAATCATCTTTCAATGGGTCGGCTGGGGCACGCTGCTGTTTTTAGCTGGCATTTCATTAACCTATTTCCTGCTCCTACCGATCGCCCTACGCGCGTCCATTGAATACTCGCAGCTCATGGGCTTCGATGCCTACACTTGGCGGGCCGACGAATACATCAAGTTCGTCACCCACTTCCTCCTCGGCATGGGGCTGGGATTTCAATTCCCGGTCATCGTCTTAATATTGGTGAAAATCGGGGTCCTGACCCACCACCAACTCGGCAAGTATCGCCGCCATGTGGTGGTCCTCTCCCTGATCTTGGGCGCCCTGCTCACCACCCCCGAAGTGATCACCCAGATATCGATGGCAGTCCCGCTCTATATACTCTACGAAATCTCCATCTGGATCGCCTGGTATTGGGACTGGAAAAAACGCAAAGCCGCGCGCCTGGCCGGCGACATCGACATCTGA
- a CDS encoding ISL3 family transposase, producing MSISAHEHYRRLLLLPEPWEVTKVEEDILGLNVTVWLRWPDGAKVPCPVCGQLMPIYDRMKERSWRHRDVMQYRLELRCAVPRCDCEEHGVKTMHVPWAEPGSRFTSLFESFAVAVIASSRSLSQAAELLGLHWDSVQRIIDQAVERGLARRNLDGITRVGLDEKSFLRGQSYVSLMTDLTGRRVLDVVPGRDTGSGLKLWASLSKEQIDGIEAVAMDMGASFIAATHQAAPNADIVHDRFHVSKPMNEAVDHTRRDEAAELAAKGDDILKRTRFLWLHGIVPDDRKEHFEALLESNLRTAKAWAYKEQLVEFWGQPNADAGNTFFQLWYRSVMSSRLPRVKKVAKSLKAHLAGLLTYFKHRISNALTEGFNSKIQAIKADARGFRKFENYRTRILFFCGKLDLEPNFPPALTHSIP from the coding sequence ATGAGCATAAGCGCACATGAACATTACCGGCGGTTGCTGTTGCTGCCGGAACCGTGGGAAGTAACCAAAGTGGAGGAAGACATTCTCGGACTAAACGTGACGGTCTGGTTACGATGGCCAGACGGGGCCAAGGTGCCGTGCCCAGTGTGCGGTCAGTTGATGCCTATTTACGACCGAATGAAGGAGCGGAGTTGGCGTCACCGTGATGTGATGCAATATCGACTCGAACTGCGGTGCGCGGTGCCCCGCTGCGATTGCGAGGAGCATGGTGTTAAAACGATGCACGTGCCGTGGGCCGAACCAGGCTCGCGGTTCACCTCGCTTTTTGAAAGCTTTGCCGTGGCCGTGATCGCCTCTAGCCGATCGCTAAGCCAAGCCGCCGAGTTGCTGGGACTTCATTGGGATAGTGTACAACGTATAATCGATCAGGCTGTTGAGCGAGGCTTGGCGCGGCGAAACCTCGACGGCATCACCCGAGTTGGCTTAGACGAAAAGAGTTTTTTGCGCGGTCAAAGCTACGTTTCATTGATGACCGATCTCACCGGTCGGCGGGTACTGGACGTGGTTCCAGGCCGGGATACAGGGAGTGGGTTAAAGCTTTGGGCATCATTATCAAAGGAGCAAATTGACGGGATTGAAGCCGTCGCGATGGACATGGGTGCATCCTTCATCGCCGCCACCCACCAGGCCGCGCCCAACGCTGACATCGTTCACGACCGCTTTCATGTTTCAAAGCCTATGAACGAGGCGGTCGATCATACCCGCCGGGATGAGGCCGCTGAACTCGCTGCCAAAGGCGATGACATCTTAAAACGCACTCGCTTTCTTTGGCTGCATGGCATCGTTCCTGATGACCGCAAAGAGCACTTCGAGGCGCTGCTGGAGTCCAATCTTCGTACGGCCAAGGCATGGGCTTATAAAGAGCAGCTGGTCGAGTTTTGGGGACAACCCAACGCCGATGCGGGTAATACTTTCTTCCAGCTGTGGTATCGCTCGGTTATGAGTAGCCGCCTGCCCAGAGTCAAAAAAGTAGCAAAGTCACTAAAAGCCCATCTGGCCGGATTACTGACTTACTTTAAGCACCGTATTTCGAATGCACTCACCGAGGGTTTTAATTCAAAAATCCAAGCAATTAAAGCCGATGCTCGTGGCTTCCGTAAGTTCGAAAACTATCGCACCCGTATTCTTTTCTTTTGTGGTAAACTCGACCTCGAGCCTAATTTCCCCCCAGCCCTAACCCACAGTATTCCGTGA
- a CDS encoding IS21 family transposase, with translation MIDYELYCRIKQAEAAGHSAPQIARSLQLHVQTVRRWQAQEKYVRSQAAQVPRPSKLDVHKPAIARWLEAHPFTAMQLWQKVRERGYTGGYSILKDYVRRVRPRNLEAFLTLKFAPGQTAQVDWGSFGAVEVDGTRRALSFFVMVLGYSRFLHVEFTLGQGQEWWLGCHRRAFEKLGGVPREVMVDNCKTAVLSHVPGTDPVYNAQYLDFARHYGFTIKACGPGHPQSKGMVENAVGYVKKSFLGGRQMNGFTELGPAASLWLETVANVRVHAETQGRPVDRLPEERAALLPLNPVASPAVRTLSVRASRRCRVSIETNRYSVPTKFAGALLTAQIEGAQVRFYADRTLVAEHARSFARRADVENPEHVRELEERKRQGARQRLRLRFLELSPAAPAYQRGLEERRLNAGHHLATIVGLVALYGTEAVGRAIESAHELGAYSSDYILNLLEQRARALPQAGPIHLTRADALAALELELRPPDLSPYTQ, from the coding sequence GTGATCGATTACGAACTGTATTGCCGGATAAAACAGGCGGAGGCGGCCGGTCACAGTGCGCCGCAAATCGCCCGCTCGCTCCAGTTGCACGTGCAGACGGTGAGGCGCTGGCAGGCGCAGGAAAAGTACGTGCGCAGCCAGGCCGCGCAGGTGCCTAGGCCAAGCAAGCTCGACGTGCACAAGCCGGCGATCGCGCGCTGGCTGGAGGCCCATCCGTTCACCGCCATGCAGCTCTGGCAAAAGGTGCGCGAGCGGGGGTACACGGGCGGGTATTCAATTTTGAAAGACTACGTGCGGCGGGTGCGGCCGAGGAACCTGGAGGCGTTTCTTACCCTCAAGTTTGCCCCCGGCCAGACCGCGCAGGTGGACTGGGGCAGTTTTGGCGCGGTGGAGGTGGACGGCACCCGGCGGGCTTTAAGTTTTTTCGTCATGGTTTTGGGGTACAGCCGGTTCCTGCATGTGGAATTTACCCTCGGGCAGGGCCAGGAGTGGTGGCTGGGCTGTCACCGGCGCGCCTTTGAAAAACTCGGCGGGGTGCCGCGCGAGGTGATGGTGGACAACTGCAAGACGGCCGTCCTCTCGCATGTGCCCGGGACCGACCCGGTGTACAACGCCCAGTACCTGGACTTTGCCCGGCACTACGGGTTTACGATAAAAGCGTGCGGGCCGGGGCATCCGCAGTCCAAGGGCATGGTGGAAAACGCGGTGGGTTACGTGAAAAAAAGCTTCCTTGGCGGGCGGCAGATGAACGGGTTTACCGAGCTGGGGCCGGCCGCCAGCTTGTGGCTGGAAACGGTGGCCAACGTGCGCGTTCACGCTGAAACCCAGGGCCGGCCGGTGGACCGGCTGCCCGAGGAGCGCGCTGCGCTCCTGCCGCTTAACCCGGTGGCCAGTCCGGCGGTGCGCACCTTAAGCGTGCGGGCGTCGCGGCGGTGCCGGGTGAGTATCGAAACGAACCGCTACTCGGTGCCCACGAAGTTTGCCGGGGCGCTACTCACCGCGCAGATCGAGGGGGCGCAGGTGAGGTTTTATGCGGACCGCACCCTGGTGGCCGAGCATGCCCGCAGTTTTGCCCGCCGCGCCGATGTGGAAAACCCCGAGCATGTGCGCGAACTCGAGGAGCGCAAACGGCAGGGGGCGCGGCAGCGCCTGCGGCTACGGTTTTTGGAACTGAGCCCGGCGGCACCCGCCTACCAACGGGGGCTGGAGGAGCGCCGGCTCAACGCGGGACACCACCTGGCGACTATCGTGGGTTTGGTGGCCCTGTATGGAACGGAGGCAGTCGGCCGGGCGATCGAAAGCGCCCATGAACTCGGCGCCTACTCCAGCGATTACATCCTCAACTTGCTCGAACAACGCGCGCGGGCCTTGCCGCAAGCCGGGCCGATCCACCTCACCCGCGCCGACGCGTTGGCCGCACTGGAACTCGAACTGCGTCCCCCGGATTTAAGCCCCTATACCCAATGA
- a CDS encoding ATP-binding protein — MKTEPEKTDLLKDQLKYLKLGYLLRHHGELTAEAAKARCSHAEFLRRLVQAETQDRQIRALERRIQAARFPVKKTVDQFQWDWPKELNEAQVRHLFELGFVKERTNAVFCGGVGLGKTHLASALGYAACQAGYTVLFTTAVDAINALVTAQSLHRLQAELKRYMTPAVLVLDEVGYLPLDKSGADLLFQIVSQRYERGSLIVTTNKAYKHWAGIFNNDAGITAAILDRLLHRAQTVVIEGKSYRMKDRLADEPAS, encoded by the coding sequence ATGAAAACAGAACCCGAAAAAACCGATTTATTAAAAGATCAACTCAAGTACCTGAAACTCGGTTACCTGCTGCGCCACCACGGCGAACTCACGGCCGAGGCGGCCAAGGCGCGCTGTTCGCACGCCGAATTTTTACGCCGACTGGTGCAGGCCGAGACCCAGGACCGCCAGATCCGGGCGCTGGAGCGGCGCATCCAGGCAGCGCGCTTCCCGGTCAAGAAAACCGTCGACCAGTTCCAGTGGGACTGGCCCAAGGAGTTGAACGAAGCGCAGGTGCGGCACCTCTTCGAACTGGGCTTTGTCAAGGAGCGCACCAACGCGGTGTTTTGCGGTGGTGTGGGGCTTGGGAAGACACATCTCGCGAGCGCGTTGGGCTACGCGGCGTGCCAGGCGGGCTACACGGTGCTGTTTACGACGGCGGTGGACGCGATCAACGCCCTGGTCACCGCCCAGTCCCTGCACCGGTTGCAAGCCGAGTTGAAGCGTTACATGACCCCTGCGGTGCTCGTGCTCGATGAGGTCGGCTACCTGCCGCTCGACAAGTCGGGGGCCGACCTGCTCTTCCAGATCGTCAGCCAACGCTACGAACGCGGCTCGCTGATCGTCACCACCAACAAGGCCTACAAACACTGGGCAGGGATCTTTAACAACGACGCTGGCATCACCGCGGCGATCCTGGACCGCCTACTGCACCGGGCCCAGACCGTCGTCATCGAGGGCAAATCCTACCGCATGAAAGACCGCCTGGCCGACGAACCTGCAAGCTGA
- a CDS encoding transposase, translating into MKTGNKISSGVKLSSNESIVYPSGDFFSTPARSDFGDFLLQLQRFWRSHPEIEVAMTADLDAHAMAEKRERRKDREFELAQTEALFAVPASGTAEKTQAEFLAAGRPRTPAVVVFITAMATGYLGSQYSACPRMVLLESASLRTLLDDLGYTLPAPNTVGPLINRLSESTLALIHRAQLADILAEGLDSFTDITLDSTAIKASSCWPTDSGIIYRLFERAYRMGGKLDQVGLNSLQDGFKDHWLEELRKSARAIALLGGGPRRAQKLRLLYDQFYQIACKLGGKLLTQVEAAEAEANVKLSKLRPSKRRIAEDLLDCIHGDVVAVITTIQQSIARVHDGVKTKSRERVLSLADRSAAFIEKGGREPVIGYKPQLARSRGGFVTALILDAGNVADCKQLVPLLIQNIANTGLVPASANVDDGYSSAEGLAQAYELKVAKVSISGAKGRALLGEELWNHQDYITLRAERSAIESLMFTLKFNHGFGRPGRRGLAAVRSELTLKILAHNFDRMILVRARRSQEKPLPLAA; encoded by the coding sequence ATGAAAACAGGAAACAAAATAAGTAGCGGCGTTAAATTATCAAGTAACGAATCGATCGTTTATCCCTCCGGCGACTTCTTTTCAACCCCGGCGCGCAGTGATTTTGGTGATTTCTTACTGCAATTACAGCGCTTTTGGCGGTCCCACCCCGAAATCGAAGTGGCCATGACCGCCGATCTCGACGCCCACGCCATGGCGGAAAAGCGCGAACGGCGGAAGGACCGGGAGTTCGAACTGGCGCAGACCGAGGCGTTGTTCGCCGTGCCGGCGTCAGGCACGGCGGAAAAAACGCAAGCCGAGTTCCTCGCCGCAGGGCGTCCGCGCACCCCCGCTGTTGTGGTTTTTATCACGGCCATGGCCACCGGTTACTTGGGGTCGCAATACAGTGCCTGCCCCCGGATGGTGCTGCTTGAATCGGCATCGTTGCGCACCTTGCTCGATGATTTGGGGTACACGCTGCCTGCACCTAATACCGTTGGCCCCCTGATAAATCGCCTGAGTGAGAGTACTCTCGCCCTGATCCACCGGGCCCAATTGGCCGATATTTTGGCCGAAGGGCTCGATTCGTTTACCGATATCACCCTGGACAGCACGGCGATCAAGGCATCCAGTTGCTGGCCAACAGACTCCGGTATCATTTACCGCCTCTTTGAGCGAGCCTACCGCATGGGCGGCAAGCTCGACCAGGTCGGGCTTAACTCGCTGCAGGATGGCTTCAAAGACCACTGGCTGGAGGAGTTGCGAAAGAGCGCCCGCGCCATCGCCCTGCTGGGTGGTGGTCCCCGCCGAGCCCAAAAACTCCGGCTGCTCTACGACCAGTTTTACCAAATCGCCTGCAAGTTGGGCGGCAAGTTGCTCACCCAAGTAGAAGCCGCAGAGGCCGAAGCAAATGTTAAACTGTCCAAGCTGCGGCCCTCCAAGCGCCGGATCGCGGAAGACCTACTGGACTGCATCCACGGGGACGTGGTCGCGGTGATTACGACGATCCAGCAAAGCATTGCGCGGGTGCATGATGGGGTGAAGACCAAGTCGAGGGAAAGGGTCCTCAGCCTGGCCGATCGCAGTGCTGCTTTTATTGAAAAAGGCGGGCGGGAACCGGTGATTGGCTACAAGCCGCAATTGGCCCGCAGCCGCGGCGGTTTTGTCACCGCGCTGATTCTCGACGCGGGCAACGTGGCTGATTGCAAGCAACTGGTGCCCCTGCTGATCCAGAATATCGCCAACACGGGCCTGGTGCCGGCGAGCGCGAACGTCGACGACGGCTACTCCAGCGCCGAAGGGCTGGCGCAGGCATACGAGCTGAAGGTGGCCAAGGTGAGCATCTCCGGCGCCAAGGGGCGCGCCTTGCTCGGCGAGGAACTGTGGAACCACCAGGATTATATCACGCTTCGCGCCGAGCGCAGCGCGATCGAGTCGCTGATGTTTACGCTCAAGTTCAACCACGGGTTCGGCCGGCCGGGTCGTCGCGGGTTGGCGGCGGTGCGCAGCGAACTGACCCTGAAGATCCTCGCGCACAACTTTGACCGGATGATTTTGGTGCGCGCGAGAAGGTCTCAGGAAAAGCCGCTGCCCTTGGCGGCCTGA
- a CDS encoding sugar transferase yields MDDWISNRGHLGIRSVGLVSDEPPTRADAAIAPYLGKVDQLREVIRSAKVRQVVLLKWMADTEALERIIEDCEAEGCRFLIHNDLQSRFARPLIPIKEGGRDFLSLKEEPLEDPINRATKRLMDIAISLPVVLLVLPPLCLFVWAVQCIQAPGPLFFVRPRGGKNRTEFNMLKFRSMYVSNRNVNQQATANDNRIYPLGRFLRKSSLDEFPQFVNVLFGEMSVVGPRPHLPQHDTEFSLIRACPESIKT; encoded by the coding sequence TTGGATGATTGGATCAGCAACCGCGGGCATTTGGGCATTCGCTCGGTCGGATTGGTGTCGGATGAGCCCCCGACGCGGGCCGACGCCGCTATTGCGCCCTATTTGGGCAAAGTGGACCAATTGCGCGAGGTGATCCGCAGCGCGAAGGTGCGCCAAGTGGTTTTGTTGAAGTGGATGGCGGATACCGAGGCCTTGGAGCGGATTATTGAGGACTGTGAGGCGGAGGGGTGTCGGTTCTTGATTCACAATGACTTGCAGTCCCGCTTCGCGCGTCCGCTGATACCAATTAAGGAAGGGGGGCGGGATTTTTTGTCGCTCAAAGAGGAGCCGCTGGAGGATCCGATCAATCGGGCGACGAAGCGCTTGATGGATATTGCGATTTCGTTACCCGTGGTGCTGCTGGTGTTGCCGCCGCTGTGTTTGTTCGTTTGGGCGGTGCAGTGCATTCAGGCGCCGGGGCCGTTGTTTTTTGTGCGGCCGCGTGGGGGGAAAAACCGCACTGAGTTTAATATGCTCAAATTCCGTTCGATGTATGTGTCGAACCGGAATGTGAACCAGCAAGCAACGGCCAACGATAACCGGATTTATCCGCTGGGGCGTTTTTTGCGTAAAAGCAGTTTGGATGAATTCCCGCAGTTTGTGAACGTGCTTTTTGGGGAGATGAGTGTGGTGGGGCCACGGCCTCACCTGCCGCAACACGACACCGAGTTTAGTTTAATTAGAGCCTGTCCCGAAAGCATAAAAACCTAG
- a CDS encoding sugar transferase — MGQALISNAYRVRALVKPGITGLAQVNGYRGEITEPEKLHRRVHWDLVYVSEWSLGLDLHIVLRTALQVVKPPEAAY; from the coding sequence TTGGGACAGGCTCTAATTAGCAATGCGTACCGGGTGCGCGCACTGGTCAAGCCGGGCATCACCGGTTTGGCCCAAGTCAACGGTTACCGGGGCGAAATCACCGAGCCGGAAAAACTACATCGGCGGGTGCACTGGGATTTGGTGTATGTGAGCGAGTGGTCGCTGGGGTTGGATTTGCATATCGTGCTACGCACGGCATTGCAGGTGGTTAAGCCGCCGGAGGCAGCTTATTAG